The DNA segment GGCATAAAAGCCTTGATAGACGTCAATATAGAACTGGAAAAAGGCTCTCTTACAGGACTTATAGGGCCTAATGGTGCAGGAAAATCAACAGTATTCAATATAATAACAGGGATATACAAACCAACATCAGGCAAAGTAACATTTAACGGAAAAACCATATCTCAAAAACCGTACAACAACACGAAACTTGGCATAGCAAGAACATTTCAAAACATACGTCTATTTAAAAACTTAACTGTCCTTGACAATGTAAAAATAGCCCAGCACATTCACGTGCAATACAGGCTTTTAAGCTCCTTTCTGCAGTACAAAAAATACTTAGATGGAGAAAAATCTCAAGACAAACAAGCGATGGACCTCCTTAAAATCTTCAATCTTGACAAACACGCTTTAAACCTTGCTAAAAATCTGCCATACGGTGAGCAGAGAAGGCTGGAAATAGCAAGAGCACTGGCAACAAAGCCAAAGCTATTACTTTTAGATGAGCCTGCAGCAGGAATGAATCCACAAGAGACAAAAGAACTTACAGACACAATAAGATTCGTAAGGGACAAATTTGACATAACAATACTCTTGATTGAACACGACATGTCGCTGGTGATGGATCTTTGCGAAGACATATACGTCATGAACTACGGGAAAATAATCGCACATGGCACACCAGATGAAATCAAGAGAAATCCAGAAGTAATAGCAGCATACCTTGGAGAAGAAGACATTGATGAAAAAGAAATTTTATCAATAGAAGGAGGTGTTTAATGTGTTAGAAATAAAAGATCTCAACGTCTCCTACGGAATGGTAAACGCCTTAAAAGGCATAGACTTAAAAGTAAATGACGGTGAAATTGTGACAATAATAGGTGCAAATGGCGCAGGCAAAAGCACAACTTTAATGACGATATCAGGCATATTGAAGCCAAAAAAAGGCTACATCAAATTCAACGATGTAGACATAACGAAAAAACCTGCCCAAAACATAGTGGATATGGGCATCTGCCAAGTGCCAGAAGGAAGAAGAATATTTGCCAACATGACTGTAATGGAAAACCTTGAGATGGGAGCATACCTCAGGAAAGACAAAATGGTAAAAAGCGACATGGAAAAAGTGTTTCACCTATTTCCACGTCTAAAAGAAAGACACAAACAGATTGCCGGTACATTAAGCGGTGGTGAACAGCAGATGCTAGCCATAGGAAGAGCATTGATGTCAAAGCCAAAGGTGCTTTTATTAGACGAACCATCGATGGGGCTTGCGCCGATTGTAGTACAAGACATATTCAAGACAATAAAAAATATAAATGAAGACGGCACAACCATCCTTTTAGTAGAACAAAACGCTAAAATGGCACTATCTATTGCAGATAGGGCATACGTCCTTGAAACAGGCAATATCTCTCTTGAAGGTACTGCATCTGTCTTAAAAGACGATGAAAGGGTTAAAAAGTCATACTTAGGAGGATAAAAGATAGAATGAGAAATATGAAACATTTTCCCATGTTGATATTTATATTATTAATTCTATTATTATTTGGAGGTTGTGGACAGGAAAAGGAAAATATGTCATCTAATAAAACGGAAAATACAAAAAACATTATGGTATTTGCAGGAGCAGGACTTAAGGATGCACTTCCAGAAGTAGCAAAAAAATATAACCGACTTCATCCAGATATAAAAATTTCTTTTAATTTTGCAGGTCTTGGTGTGCTCCAGCAACAAATTGAACAAGGAGCCTCCTGCGATATACTTTTAGGTCCCGGAGAAAAGCAATGGAATACTCTAAGAAGTGAAAATTTAATTGATAAATTAACAGAAAAAAAGATTCTATCTGATAAAATGGTTCTTGTTACGCCAAAAGAAAGCCAAAAGGTTAAAAGCTTTCAGGACCTTACTTTACCTGATGTAGATAAAATTGCTATTGGAGATCCTGCTCTTGTTCCCGGAGGTGAGTGGGCTAAAGATGTATTAACAAATTTAGGACTTTGGGACAAAGTAAGTTCTAAAATTATTCTGGCAAAAGATGTTCAGGAAATCAGAGGCTATATAGAAACAGGAAATGTAGACGCTGGTTTGCTTTGGAAATCAAATACTACAAATAATAATAAGATTAGGATTGTTGCAGATGCACCCGAAAATTCTTGCCCTCCAATTTTCTTTAGAGGAGCAGTTATAAATAGCAGCCAAGAAAAAGAAACGGCTCTTGATTTTTTAAACTACCTTAAAAGTCAGGAAGCATCACAGGTTTTTAAAAAATATGGATATGTACCTTTAGACCAGAAACAATAAATTCAAGGTTAAAAAGGTGTGAGATAAATGATATATCCTATATTCTTGTCAATAAAAGTAGCTATTATAGCTACTCTTATATCATTTGTAGTTGGTATCTTTTTTGCTCGCCTGTTTTTTGTAAAAAACTTTCCTGGGAAAGAAGCTATTGAAGCCATTTTTTTTCTACCAATGGTTTTACCACCAACAGTTACGGGTTTTATTCTCCTGATTCTTTTTGGTAAACATGGACCTTTAGGTTTTCTCATTAGAAAAATATTTAACAGTCAATTATTGTTTACATGGTGGGCTGCTGTAATTGCTTCTTCTGTGGTCGCATTTCCTTTGATGTATCAAAGTGCCAAAGCAGCTTTTGAAAGCGTTGATATAAAGCAGGAGCGGGCTGCTCGTATTTTAGGTGCAAACGAGTTGCGGGTTTTTTGTACTATTACGATGCCTCTTGCTTGGCCTGGTATTTTATCGGGTGTTGTTCTTTCCTTTGCAAGAGCTATTGGTGAGTTTGGAGCAACATTGATGACTGCGGGTAATATCCCAGGAAAGACACAAACAATTCCTATGGTAATTTATTTTGCGGTGGAAAGTGGGGATTACAAAACTGCTATCTACTTAGTTGTTGTGATTATACTATTTTCTTTTGGAATGATTTTTTGGCTAAATTGGTTATCAAGGAAAAAAGTTTTGAAGTATACAAAAAAACAAAGGCAATAAAAGGTGCTAAATCGTTAGGTATACATTATTTAATAGATACAGGAGGAATCAGTTATGAGTTTTTATGATAATTTAAAGTCTGTGTTTAGAAAAATCGTTGACGAAAATGGGCTATTAAAAGAAAGTATAGAAGTTAAAGCCTCTATACTTTCTCCTAAGGATGCTCTTGGTGCGACGAAACGTACAGACTATGTGCTTCTGAAAGGCAAAGAAAGACTTATGCAGGCAGAATTTAAAGGGTCCTATGGACAGGCATTTACTGATTCATTAAATGATTTTCATGGTTCTATTGGGGAGATACTGGAACTTCCACTTAAAAACAATTATGAAAGAGCTATTTTTATTTCCTCCTTAAATGCAATTATGCGACATCTGCGTTTGGCTGATCACACCGTACACTGCAAAAACAATGATTTAGAAAACTGTGCTCAAAAAATAGCCTATTTCATTGTTGAAAAATATGGACAACCGCGTATATGTTTTGTAGGGCTACAACCTGCTTTAGTAGAAACATGTGCCTCCAAATTTTCCGTTAAAGTGCTTGACCTGGATAAAGACAACATAGGCAAAGAAAAAAGTGGTGTTTTGATACTGGATGGAGAGAAAGATTATAATGATGCAATAGAATGGTGTGATATAGCATTAGTGACAGGGAGTGTTATTGTTAATGGAACGATTGAAAATATTTTAAAAGTTCAAAAACCATTGATCTTTTTTGGAACAACTGCCGCCGGGACTGCTAAGTTAATGGGATGGGAAAGATTTTGCCCTTGTTCTTATTGAGGATATAGAACCCACAATATAGACAAAAAGGTGATGAAAGATGCTTAAAGCAAAATTTGTAAAAAAGCTTCCTGATTTTGTTCTTAAAGTAGACTTATTTGTTGATAAAGAAATTTTGGTTCTTATTGGACCTTCAGGATCTGGTAAAACAACTGTTTTAGAATGTATTTCAGGACTTCAAAAGCCGGATTCGGGGGAGATAATATTGGG comes from the Thermoanaerobacterium aotearoense genome and includes:
- a CDS encoding ABC transporter ATP-binding protein is translated as MSLLSIKDVSIDFGGIKALIDVNIELEKGSLTGLIGPNGAGKSTVFNIITGIYKPTSGKVTFNGKTISQKPYNNTKLGIARTFQNIRLFKNLTVLDNVKIAQHIHVQYRLLSSFLQYKKYLDGEKSQDKQAMDLLKIFNLDKHALNLAKNLPYGEQRRLEIARALATKPKLLLLDEPAAGMNPQETKELTDTIRFVRDKFDITILLIEHDMSLVMDLCEDIYVMNYGKIIAHGTPDEIKRNPEVIAAYLGEEDIDEKEILSIEGGV
- a CDS encoding ABC transporter ATP-binding protein; amino-acid sequence: MLEIKDLNVSYGMVNALKGIDLKVNDGEIVTIIGANGAGKSTTLMTISGILKPKKGYIKFNDVDITKKPAQNIVDMGICQVPEGRRIFANMTVMENLEMGAYLRKDKMVKSDMEKVFHLFPRLKERHKQIAGTLSGGEQQMLAIGRALMSKPKVLLLDEPSMGLAPIVVQDIFKTIKNINEDGTTILLVEQNAKMALSIADRAYVLETGNISLEGTASVLKDDERVKKSYLGG
- the modA gene encoding molybdate ABC transporter substrate-binding protein; this encodes MRNMKHFPMLIFILLILLLFGGCGQEKENMSSNKTENTKNIMVFAGAGLKDALPEVAKKYNRLHPDIKISFNFAGLGVLQQQIEQGASCDILLGPGEKQWNTLRSENLIDKLTEKKILSDKMVLVTPKESQKVKSFQDLTLPDVDKIAIGDPALVPGGEWAKDVLTNLGLWDKVSSKIILAKDVQEIRGYIETGNVDAGLLWKSNTTNNNKIRIVADAPENSCPPIFFRGAVINSSQEKETALDFLNYLKSQEASQVFKKYGYVPLDQKQ
- the modB gene encoding molybdate ABC transporter permease subunit, whose translation is MIYPIFLSIKVAIIATLISFVVGIFFARLFFVKNFPGKEAIEAIFFLPMVLPPTVTGFILLILFGKHGPLGFLIRKIFNSQLLFTWWAAVIASSVVAFPLMYQSAKAAFESVDIKQERAARILGANELRVFCTITMPLAWPGILSGVVLSFARAIGEFGATLMTAGNIPGKTQTIPMVIYFAVESGDYKTAIYLVVVIILFSFGMIFWLNWLSRKKVLKYTKKQRQ
- a CDS encoding Rossmann-like domain-containing protein, giving the protein MSFYDNLKSVFRKIVDENGLLKESIEVKASILSPKDALGATKRTDYVLLKGKERLMQAEFKGSYGQAFTDSLNDFHGSIGEILELPLKNNYERAIFISSLNAIMRHLRLADHTVHCKNNDLENCAQKIAYFIVEKYGQPRICFVGLQPALVETCASKFSVKVLDLDKDNIGKEKSGVLILDGEKDYNDAIEWCDIALVTGSVIVNGTIENILKVQKPLIFFGTTAAGTAKLMGWERFCPCSY